A single genomic interval of Trichosurus vulpecula isolate mTriVul1 chromosome 6, mTriVul1.pri, whole genome shotgun sequence harbors:
- the LOC118854972 gene encoding vomeronasal type-1 receptor 4-like — MISHNEVLGIVYLILIVLGIVGNSVLLYLYGHKSITGHKTRPINMIVIHMAFSNSMLIVFGGVPKIMQVWVLKSFLDCNEVKILNYLMRAARGLSLCTSCLLSVSQAITISPYSPMWAGVKARAPKCTLPCCLLCWVLNLLTAIFIPIYVTCPRNSSKERWNIWSSSLNLHAINTIKIAIWKSVYDGVFVGLMAVTSGYMVLVLCRHHQRVQHIRRPNMAPRASPETRATKAILLLMIFFVCFTSVSSPFSVHMAYSEETKHWVINGIIILSLCYPTVSPFILISSDTHITWACHGL; from the coding sequence ATGATTTCTCACAATGAAGTCTTGGGGATTGTCTATCTGATCCTGATAGTACTTGGAATTGTGGGGAACTCTGTCCTCCTTTACCTATATGGCCATAAATCCATCACTGGTCATAAGACAAGACCTATAAATATGATTGTCATCCACATGGCCTTTTCCAATTCCATGCTCATTGTCTTCGGAGGAGTCCCCAAGATAATGCAGGTCTGGGTGTTGAAATCTTTCCTAGACTGTAATGAGGTTAAAATCCTAAATTATTTGATGCGAGCAGCCCGGGGCCTTTCCCTCTGTACCTCTTGCCTCCTCAGtgtttcccaggccatcaccatcAGTCCCTATAGTCCCATGTGGGCAGGGGTCAAGGCTAGAGCCCCAAAATGCACCCTCCCCTGCTGTCTGCTCTGCTGGGTTCTCAATCTACTCACAGCCATCTTCATTCCTATATATGTGACCTGCCCGAGAAACAGCAGCAAAGAGAGGTGGAACATTTGGTCCAGCTCTCTGAACTTGCATGCCATAAATACTATAAAAATTGCAATCTGGAAGTCTGTCTATGACGGTGTGTTTGTGGGTCTCATGGCCGTCACCAGTGGCTACATGGTGCTTGTCCTGTGCAGACACCACCAGCGGGTCCAACACATTCGCAGACCCAACATGGCCCCCAGGGCCTCCCCAGAGACCAGAGCCACCAAAGCCATCCTGCTCCTGATGATCTTCTTTGTCTGCTTTACCTCAGTCAGCTCCCCTTTCAGTGTTCATATGGCATATTCAGAAGAAACCAAGCATTGGGTGATCAATGGCATAATCATTCTATCCCTATGTTATCCCACAGTAAGTCCCTTTATACTGATCAGCAGTGACACTCATATCACCTGGGCCTGTCATGGCCTCTGA